One Nostoc sp. UHCC 0302 DNA window includes the following coding sequences:
- a CDS encoding adenylate/guanylate cyclase domain-containing protein, with product MKHHALNQIFNKASFPRKFECLELDNNFRIIDTSEQVQRFTAHPEEMMLGNDIRLSFPEFIGLEDVMKSILQGQQELFELQNIRRFYENQADVYMNLYIIGEQHEKEPENKLIILIEDITERMVLQQRLAQRANEANLLSSALIAYKNYMDKVLASIADALLVISSSGKIKKINYATQKLFGFSEKELINQSVSLIIDDNQLFSNAIQHNSLFEQHFQNLEVVCRTKTKEKLLVAFSCSVIHKKIEGLEDIVYIGRDITLQRRREERTIAQYAITRILSESQSVKQAIPQILQSICQSIGWDLGELWTPSQYISQSVQGYSTNVILRCVEIWSSRLISVREFKAITWQTTYTPGVGLPGRIWTRLSPLWIRDITEDSDLRRSQPASEAGLHGAFGFPILDEDNILGVMVFFSREVQPKDPDLLQMMASIGSQIAQFIKRRQAEDALVESEERYRDLFENANDLIQSVNAYGRFLYVNRAWQETLGYNEAEIADMNVFDIIHPNYKQYCWQKFYSVMSGEKLEQIKAAFITKDGQTIFLEGNINCKFLEGHPVATRGIFRNITQRLAAEEALHYQQQNERLLLNILPAATSDRYKEPASNTAENFTDITVLYADIIGHTEIAASVSAIQLVNLLNHIFSAFDRLTEQYDLEKIKTIEDAYVVIAGLARQRPDHAQAIAQIALDMQEAIALFNAEYHQNFSISIGIHSSSVNLWEKTVNVASDMESQGIPGKIQVTEETYNRLRDDFLFEKRGEIEVPGKGTIATYLYNWAEVE from the coding sequence ATGAAACACCATGCACTAAATCAGATTTTTAATAAAGCTTCTTTTCCACGTAAGTTTGAATGCTTGGAACTAGATAATAATTTCCGTATTATAGATACATCCGAGCAAGTGCAACGATTTACTGCACATCCAGAGGAGATGATGCTGGGTAACGATATTCGGCTAAGTTTTCCTGAGTTTATAGGGCTTGAAGACGTAATGAAATCTATCTTGCAAGGACAGCAGGAACTGTTTGAATTACAAAATATTAGGCGATTTTATGAAAATCAAGCCGATGTATATATGAATTTATATATCATCGGTGAACAGCATGAAAAGGAACCGGAAAATAAATTAATTATCCTGATTGAAGATATAACTGAGAGGATGGTTTTACAACAAAGGTTAGCACAGCGAGCAAATGAAGCTAATTTGTTGTCAAGTGCTTTAATAGCATATAAAAATTACATGGATAAAGTTCTTGCTTCAATTGCAGATGCTTTATTAGTAATAAGTAGTTCAGGAAAAATTAAAAAAATAAATTATGCGACTCAAAAATTATTCGGTTTTAGTGAAAAAGAATTAATTAATCAGTCTGTCTCTCTAATAATTGATGACAACCAATTATTTTCAAATGCGATTCAGCATAACTCCTTATTTGAACAACACTTTCAAAATTTAGAGGTAGTTTGTAGAACTAAAACAAAAGAAAAACTCTTAGTAGCTTTTTCTTGCTCAGTTATTCATAAAAAAATAGAGGGATTAGAAGATATTGTCTATATTGGTCGAGATATAACCTTGCAGCGCCGTAGGGAAGAACGTACTATTGCTCAGTACGCTATAACTCGTATATTATCAGAATCTCAAAGTGTCAAACAGGCAATTCCACAAATTTTACAATCAATTTGTCAAAGCATAGGATGGGATTTAGGAGAGCTATGGACGCCTAGCCAATATATTAGTCAATCAGTACAAGGATACAGTACCAACGTAATACTAAGGTGTGTGGAAATTTGGTCAAGTCGATTAATTTCTGTGCGAGAGTTTAAAGCAATTACTTGGCAGACCACCTATACCCCTGGTGTTGGATTACCTGGGCGAATTTGGACAAGACTTTCTCCGCTGTGGATTAGAGATATTACAGAAGATAGTGATTTACGGCGATCGCAACCCGCGAGTGAAGCTGGATTACATGGTGCATTTGGCTTTCCCATTTTAGATGAGGACAACATCTTAGGCGTAATGGTTTTCTTTAGCCGAGAGGTGCAACCAAAAGATCCAGACCTCCTGCAAATGATGGCTTCTATTGGTAGTCAAATTGCCCAATTTATCAAACGCAGACAAGCAGAAGATGCTCTTGTAGAAAGTGAAGAACGATATCGAGATTTATTTGAGAATGCTAACGACCTGATTCAATCTGTTAATGCCTACGGTCGTTTTTTGTATGTCAATCGTGCGTGGCAAGAAACTTTGGGATATAACGAAGCAGAAATTGCTGATATGAATGTATTTGACATTATACATCCAAATTATAAACAATACTGTTGGCAAAAGTTTTATAGTGTAATGTCAGGAGAAAAGTTAGAGCAAATAAAAGCTGCATTCATTACTAAAGATGGTCAAACAATCTTCTTAGAAGGAAATATTAACTGTAAATTTTTAGAAGGTCATCCAGTTGCGACTCGTGGCATTTTTCGCAACATCACCCAGCGACTAGCAGCAGAAGAAGCACTACATTATCAACAACAAAATGAACGTCTGTTATTAAATATTTTGCCAGCCGCAACTTCTGATCGCTACAAAGAACCAGCAAGTAACACTGCCGAAAACTTTACAGATATCACAGTTTTATATGCAGATATCATTGGCCATACCGAAATCGCCGCTTCTGTAAGTGCTATTCAACTGGTAAACTTGCTCAACCATATTTTCTCAGCCTTTGATCGCCTCACGGAACAATATGATTTAGAGAAAATTAAGACGATTGAAGATGCTTATGTGGTGATAGCTGGCTTAGCTAGACAACGCCCAGATCACGCACAAGCGATCGCTCAAATCGCACTAGATATGCAAGAAGCGATCGCTCTATTTAATGCTGAGTACCACCAAAACTTCAGTATTAGCATTGGCATTCATAGCAGTTCTGTTAATCTCTGGGAAAAAACCGTGAATGTTGCCAGCGACATGGAATCTCAAGGTATTCCTGGCAAAATCCAAGTCACAGAAGAAACTTACAATCGCTTGCGTGATGACTTTTTGTTTGAAAAGCGAGGCGAAATTGAAGTCCCAGGTAAAGGAACAATCGCAACTTATCTATATAATTGGGCAGAAGTAGAGTAG
- the thrC gene encoding threonine synthase, with the protein MTQATTTQTTAAAFHALKCKECGAEYELKASNVCELCFGPLEVKYDYDLLRRTVTREKIQAGPNSIWRYRPFLPVATDNVIDVGTGMTPLVRSHRLARRLGLNKLYIKNDAVNMPTLSFKDRVVSVALSRARELGFSTVSCASTGNLANSTAAIAAHAGLDCCVFIPADLEAGKILGSLIYSPTLMAVKGNYDQVNRLCCEVANTHGWGFVNINLRPYYSEGSKTLGFEVIEQLGWQLPDHIVAPLASGSLFTKIYKGFQEFVEVGLVEGKSVRFSGAQAEGCSPIAQAYKEGRDFIKPVKPNTIAKSLAIGNPADGIYAIEIAQKTNGNIESVNDAEIIEGIKLLAETEGIFTETAGGTTVAVLKKLVEAGKIDPDETTVVYITGNGLKTQEAVQGYVGEPLTIDAKLDSFERALERSRTLDRLEWQQVLV; encoded by the coding sequence ATGACTCAGGCAACAACAACTCAAACAACCGCTGCCGCCTTTCATGCCTTGAAGTGTAAAGAATGTGGGGCAGAATATGAACTCAAAGCCAGCAATGTTTGTGAGTTATGCTTTGGGCCATTAGAAGTGAAGTACGACTACGACCTTCTACGTCGCACCGTCACTCGTGAAAAAATTCAAGCTGGGCCAAACTCCATTTGGCGTTACCGTCCTTTTTTACCTGTCGCAACTGATAACGTTATAGATGTGGGAACTGGTATGACTCCCTTGGTTCGTTCCCATCGTCTTGCGCGTCGCCTGGGTCTAAACAAGCTTTATATCAAAAATGATGCCGTCAATATGCCCACCCTCAGCTTCAAGGATCGGGTGGTATCAGTCGCTCTGAGTCGGGCGCGAGAATTGGGCTTTTCGACTGTTTCCTGTGCTAGCACGGGTAACTTGGCAAATTCGACAGCGGCGATCGCCGCTCACGCTGGTTTAGACTGCTGTGTGTTTATCCCCGCAGATTTAGAAGCTGGGAAAATCCTGGGTAGCCTAATTTATAGCCCCACCCTCATGGCTGTGAAAGGCAACTACGATCAGGTAAACCGCCTCTGTTGTGAGGTTGCTAATACACATGGCTGGGGTTTTGTCAATATCAATTTACGTCCTTACTATTCTGAAGGTTCTAAGACACTGGGATTTGAAGTTATAGAACAGCTGGGTTGGCAGCTACCAGATCATATAGTTGCACCTCTAGCTTCTGGTTCACTGTTCACCAAAATCTACAAAGGCTTCCAAGAATTCGTAGAAGTTGGTTTAGTAGAAGGTAAGAGCGTGCGTTTCAGCGGCGCTCAAGCTGAAGGCTGTTCCCCCATTGCCCAAGCATATAAAGAAGGGCGCGACTTTATCAAGCCAGTCAAACCTAATACAATTGCTAAGTCATTAGCGATCGGCAACCCAGCAGATGGTATTTATGCTATAGAGATTGCTCAGAAAACTAACGGTAATATTGAATCAGTTAATGATGCAGAAATTATTGAAGGCATCAAGCTACTAGCAGAAACTGAAGGCATCTTCACAGAAACCGCCGGAGGTACAACCGTTGCAGTGCTGAAAAAATTGGTAGAAGCTGGCAAAATTGATCCAGATGAGACTACCGTTGTTTATATCACTGGCAATGGCTTGAAAACCCAAGAAGCAGTTC
- a CDS encoding glycosyltransferase family 39 protein translates to MQEGSFVWGHLEKQHRTAQRWIDWVWLIVLLLAAVLLFSINLGGLPLRDWDEGTVAQVAREIWRAPAGSMRWLYPTLGGEPYHNKPPLMHLLIAWAYSLGGVNELTTRLPGAILTATSVPLLYCIGREIFRQRWAAIYSALIFLTMLPVVRHGRLAMLDGAVETFLMLMMLCVLRSRRDLRYCLGIGISLGLICLTQGLLGITLGIIAIVFLFWDTPRLLTCYYLWTAILIGMLPVACWYGIQLIRYGYAFAQIGLVSQSLNGIGTAAEGNFEPPWYYILEILKWTWPWLVFLPQSITLTWENRNLSWAKLVLVWSGVYLLIISFMSTKLPWYIFPIYPSLALAFGIQLAETENSPLLTSYPRLWVTGFAILAVVASAGSIYFSWGTAPKTDLQLIFAAVAVTMTLAAILAERGDGQFLKILFWGSYLSLLLLMKSNYWVWELSEAYPVKPVAAMITRANPVVRKIYTSFPSHRPSLDFYSDRTIIPASPGELKYYWHYSGQPYFLINASAINNLQLESLKLVDEAEGWKLVTKDTSRL, encoded by the coding sequence ATGCAAGAAGGAAGCTTTGTTTGGGGTCATCTAGAAAAACAGCATCGCACGGCCCAGAGATGGATTGATTGGGTATGGCTAATAGTATTACTGTTGGCAGCAGTGTTATTATTTAGCATCAATCTTGGAGGATTGCCGCTGCGAGATTGGGATGAAGGTACTGTGGCACAAGTCGCCCGTGAGATTTGGCGTGCGCCAGCAGGTTCAATGCGTTGGCTTTACCCAACCCTGGGAGGTGAACCATATCATAACAAGCCCCCCCTGATGCATTTACTAATTGCTTGGGCTTATTCTCTGGGAGGCGTGAATGAGTTAACCACACGCTTACCAGGAGCAATTTTAACAGCAACTTCCGTACCTTTGCTGTATTGCATTGGTCGAGAGATATTTCGCCAACGTTGGGCAGCTATTTATAGCGCCTTGATTTTCCTGACCATGCTACCTGTGGTACGTCATGGGCGTTTGGCGATGTTGGATGGGGCGGTGGAAACTTTTTTGATGCTGATGATGTTGTGTGTATTGCGATCGCGTCGGGATTTACGTTATTGCCTTGGTATTGGCATCAGTCTTGGGTTAATTTGTTTAACGCAAGGTTTGTTAGGCATCACCCTTGGCATAATTGCGATCGTCTTCTTATTTTGGGATACACCACGACTACTCACCTGTTACTACCTATGGACAGCAATTCTGATTGGAATGTTGCCTGTAGCCTGCTGGTATGGCATTCAACTGATACGTTATGGTTACGCTTTTGCCCAAATTGGTCTTGTGAGTCAATCTCTCAACGGAATTGGCACAGCCGCTGAGGGTAATTTTGAACCACCTTGGTACTACATCCTAGAAATTCTCAAGTGGACGTGGCCTTGGCTAGTGTTTTTACCGCAATCCATAACCTTAACGTGGGAAAATCGCAATCTAAGCTGGGCAAAACTCGTACTGGTATGGAGTGGTGTCTATCTGTTAATAATTTCTTTCATGAGTACCAAACTTCCTTGGTACATATTCCCGATTTACCCAAGCCTAGCCTTAGCTTTTGGTATCCAGTTAGCAGAAACAGAAAATTCGCCTTTACTGACATCTTATCCCCGTCTTTGGGTAACTGGTTTTGCCATCCTGGCTGTAGTCGCTTCTGCTGGCAGCATTTATTTTAGCTGGGGTACAGCACCAAAAACCGACTTACAGCTGATTTTTGCAGCAGTCGCTGTGACTATGACTTTAGCAGCTATTTTGGCAGAGCGAGGCGACGGGCAATTTCTGAAGATTTTGTTTTGGGGAAGTTATCTTTCGCTGTTGCTGTTGATGAAATCAAACTACTGGGTTTGGGAATTATCTGAAGCCTATCCAGTTAAACCAGTCGCCGCTATGATAACGCGGGCAAATCCAGTCGTGAGGAAGATTTACACATCTTTTCCTTCTCATCGTCCCTCATTGGATTTTTACAGCGATCGCACTATCATTCCTGCTTCTCCAGGTGAACTGAAATATTATTGGCATTATAGCGGCCAACCCTACTTCCTGATTAATGCATCTGCTATCAACAATCTCCAACTAGAGTCACTGAAGCTAGTTGACGAGGCTGAAGGCTGGAAATTAGTTACAAAAGATACTAGTCGTTTATAG
- a CDS encoding VOC family protein, translating into MQITQSLHTAILVTDLERSEHFYSKVLGLSKVERSLNYSGAWYQVGNYQIHLIVAPTVPTENPNEKWGRNPHIALSVTDLNIAKQELLNQNYRIQASASGRPALFTQDPDGNIIELSQQ; encoded by the coding sequence ATGCAGATTACCCAGAGTCTCCATACAGCCATACTCGTCACTGACTTAGAACGCTCTGAACATTTTTATAGCAAAGTATTGGGATTATCCAAAGTTGAGCGTTCCCTGAACTACTCTGGTGCATGGTATCAAGTGGGTAACTATCAAATTCACTTGATAGTTGCACCAACAGTCCCCACCGAAAACCCAAACGAAAAATGGGGACGCAACCCCCATATTGCTTTATCAGTTACTGATTTAAATATCGCCAAACAAGAATTGCTCAATCAGAATTATCGCATTCAAGCCAGTGCTTCGGGTCGTCCTGCCCTGTTCACCCAAGACCCTGATGGCAACATTATCGAGCTGAGTCAGCAGTAA
- a CDS encoding recombinase family protein, giving the protein MKIIAYTYTDPLLEPSPDQANWGWEVDAVYQDLGKRTQLQQLLTDCETEPANYLLIRRLEELGDSVEEVSDRLNALEAMEVMVIATQQPYTSENSHLRVELLNLLHEIQRQQRSHRIRQGHARNRLDAAPPPGKVPYGYRRGQGKYTIDRSTSPVVKDFFEHFILYGSLRGSVRYLAKKYGKKISVTTGRRWLTNPVYRGNTAYHNGEIISNTHIPIISQQEAAQVDRLLRRNSRLPSRTASAPRSLAGLVLCSKCQSHLTVTSVTQRNQDKEYLYLRSISCPKKPKCRAIPYQEVLENTIETVCRDLPLAVAGTNSPQLDAVKNSLGEAIARQQEILAQIPALIETGILDAQTAKLRAYKLRTEISALQAKLATLPPVNLRSVAQAVSLPQFWLDLSETERRFYFREFIKQIEIIRQDKNWKLQVIFIF; this is encoded by the coding sequence ATGAAAATCATTGCCTACACTTACACCGATCCTCTATTAGAACCATCTCCTGATCAAGCTAATTGGGGATGGGAGGTGGATGCTGTTTATCAAGATTTGGGTAAGCGTACACAATTACAACAACTGTTGACTGACTGCGAAACTGAACCAGCAAATTATCTCCTAATCCGTCGCTTGGAAGAATTGGGGGATAGTGTAGAGGAAGTGAGCGATCGCCTCAATGCACTCGAAGCTATGGAAGTGATGGTGATTGCTACTCAACAACCCTACACTTCAGAAAATTCTCATCTCCGCGTTGAATTGCTGAATTTACTCCACGAAATTCAACGTCAGCAACGCAGTCATCGCATCCGTCAAGGACACGCCCGCAATCGTCTTGATGCCGCACCCCCTCCCGGCAAAGTACCCTACGGCTATCGCAGAGGTCAAGGAAAATATACTATTGATCGCAGTACTTCACCTGTGGTCAAAGATTTTTTTGAACATTTTATACTTTATGGTTCGCTGCGCGGTTCGGTGCGTTACCTAGCGAAAAAATACGGTAAGAAAATCTCTGTCACCACTGGACGGCGCTGGCTGACGAATCCAGTCTATCGTGGCAATACAGCTTATCACAATGGTGAAATTATCTCGAATACTCATATTCCGATAATTTCTCAGCAAGAAGCTGCTCAAGTTGACCGACTTTTACGCCGTAACAGCCGTTTACCTTCTCGGACTGCTAGTGCGCCGCGTTCTCTGGCTGGGTTGGTTCTCTGTAGCAAGTGTCAATCACATTTGACAGTTACTAGTGTCACCCAACGCAACCAAGACAAAGAGTATCTTTATTTACGTTCTATTAGCTGTCCGAAAAAGCCCAAGTGTCGAGCGATTCCTTACCAAGAAGTCTTAGAAAATACCATTGAAACTGTTTGCCGTGACTTACCCCTAGCGGTAGCAGGAACGAATTCTCCCCAATTGGATGCAGTCAAGAATAGTTTAGGGGAAGCGATCGCCCGTCAGCAAGAAATCCTGGCTCAGATACCAGCTTTAATTGAAACCGGAATTTTGGATGCCCAAACAGCAAAGTTAAGGGCTTATAAACTCCGTACGGAAATTTCTGCACTACAAGCCAAGTTGGCAACACTCCCACCAGTGAATTTGCGTTCTGTTGCTCAAGCTGTTTCTCTTCCCCAATTTTGGTTAGATTTATCGGAAACAGAGCGCCGATTCTACTTCCGAGAATTTATTAAGCAAATTGAAATTATTCGTCAGGATAAAAATTGGAAATTACAAGTAATTTTTATTTTTTGA